The Sphingopyxis fribergensis DNA segment TAAAGACATTCGAAGAAAAATCGGGGGAGATCGTCAAACTGGGCCGGATCATCAATTTGCCTGCCCGGATACCGACGGGATCATAGCCAGGCTGGGGCCGGTTACCGGCAACATCGCTTGGTTCGCTGTCGAGCGTTTGCGCGCAGGCCGGCTGAATGCCGGCCGCAAGGCTGAGGGCCGTTATAAGGGCCGCGACCAGTCGGCAACGATCGACGCGTTCCCTCCGGGCAGCGCACTTGTCGCCGGCGATAGTCTCTCTTGAACCGGTCCGCATATGCACCCCGCAATGCCTCCGAGAAACAGACTCCCTGATCGTAACCGAATACAGAAATGTTGCAATGCACAAAAAACTAAAGCATCATAAGCCGTGTAGAAAATGAGGAGGAGGCGAGGGCCTCACCGCATGTCTCGACGAAAAGCACCCGGCTACGCCGGCTTGGTGATCCTTGGCCTTCTCCTAGGCTTGGCATTTCTCGGCGCGGACATAGAGATGCTCGATAGCATCAATATCGCCGCGCCGGTTTGGACCGCGCTGGCGCTCACCTACCTGCTTCTCGCGCTATGGGGCGACTGGCATGCCGGCCGCCGAGGGCGCGCTGCGATGTCGGCGCTCCTCGCGGCCGGCTACCTCGGCTTTGCCCTTTTGATTTTCCGTCCGCTATGGGACGGGGTGGATCCTGTCGCTGCCGGAGGGGAAAGCTTTCGCCTCGTCAGTTTCAATATCAACAAGGAAAATCCGGAGCAGCGCGAAGTCGCGCGATGGATCGAAGCGCAATCGCCCGATTTTATCATTCTGCTTGAAGCCCGCGATCGGACCGGTTCGGTCTCGCGCATGCTGAAGGCGCGATATCCCTATCAATATGACTGCCGCGGCGATGGTTATTGTTCGACGCTGATTTTGTCCCGAACCCCGGCGCTCGACGTCACGCACCATGCGCGCGGCGATGCGGAAAATCGCAAGGCAATTTCGGCGCTGACCGCGCGCTTCGATCGGGAAGGCAGGGAAATCGCGATCACGGCTGCGCACATGCCGCGGCCGTGGCCCATGGGGCGCCAGGCATCGCGGTTGCGGGAACTTGCGGCCGTCGCAACCGAGCCGAGCGGCAGCCAGATCGTGGTCGGTGACTTCAATAACGTTCCATGGACCTTTGCCATGAACCGGCTCGCGGTCGATCTGGACATTCGCCTGATGAGCCGGGCCCTCGCCACCTGGCCTACCGGCGGACCGGGTGCGGTGCTACCGATCGATAATATTTATGGTCGGGGATGCCTGGGTCTGGTGGACCTGTCGCGCGGTCCGGAAATCTGGTCGGATCATCACCCCTTGGTCATGACCGCGCGAATAGGGGGGTGCGATGGATAACCGCCCCTTTCTTGCGCTTGCGACCGTCGTCAATCCACGCCGGCGGTTAACGACCGATGGATTGGCGGACCAGCTTGGTCCCGATTTTTGCGGCTGGCCAACGCTCATCGAATATGCCGAACGCCACCGCGTCATGCCATTCTTTGCCAACCGCCTTCGGGCGCTCGGCTGGATGGCGGGTACGGCGGCCCGGGTTGATGCGGACGTGCAGGCGCGGCTGGAAAAAACGGTGCGCGAATCCGCCTTTGCCGAACTCGCGTCGCTTGCCGAACTCAAGCGCATCTCCCAACGCTTCGCGGACCATGGCGTGACCCCCATTCTTCTCAAGGGGCTGGCTCTTTCGCAACTCTGCTTCGGCAAGATCGGCTGGCGAACCAACCATGACATCGATCTCCTCATCAAGCCTGCCGAACTCGAGGCGTGCGACCGACTTCTCGGCGATATGGACTATGTGCGGGTCGAACCGCATCCGGCGCTCGACCCAGTGCAAACAGAACGCTGGCGGCGCGCGCACAAGGATTGGGTCTATATCCACCGGTCGCGGCGAACGATCGTCGAGGTTCACTATCGCCTGTTCGACAATGAGCCGCTCTGCGCGAAAGTCGATCTGGATCAGGTCGAACCTTTGGATCTGTTCGGCCAGCATCTGGCGCTGTCGCTGACCGGCGACGCGCTGCGCTCCTATTTGGCGCTTCACGGCCTGCTGCATGGCTGGTCACGCCTGAAATGGCTGATCGATTATGAGCTGATCGGACCTGCTTCAACGTTGCGCAGCGAGCGGCCGGTGGCGATCCGGGTTGCCGACCGTCTGGGCGATACGCTTTTTTCATCTCCGCCAGCGGCGCCGAATGGCGGGGGTTATGGCCGCACGGCGTTGCTCGTGAGATCGTCACTCAACGCGATGGCCGGCGGCGGGGCACAGGAACTCGAACGGACGAGATTTGGCACGACAATCAAGAATATAAGTCATTACTTAATCTCGGTTCGGCCCGCCTATTGGCTCGCCGAGCTTCGGTACGACCTTGCGGACAGGTCGCGCGACGGCGACGCGGGCGCCGCTGGATCCGGATTCTTCAATCGGGTCGGCGGCTGGATTCGGAGGAAGGCGGGTTTCGACTCGGGCCTGCGCAATTAGCGAAAAGCTAAATTGACCGGTGATCCGTCTATTTTTGCCGCGCCCAAAAATGGGACGGCCCCCGTTTAGTTGTGCGGCCCTGAAGTAGAAAATCGGCCATCTTCATGCGTTTAAGACATTCAATTTGTTTAGTTGTTTAGTTTGCACCCGCACGAATTGGTGCGCCGCACCATATTGACTTGGTTAAGGAATCATGAAAATTTTCGATGGGCGGGCACTTCCGCCCGTCTACTGATGGAGGGTATCCATGCATACACTTCCGAAATCGGCTTATGCGAAGCCGGAACTCGTCGAAGTCGGTTCTTTCGAGGACGTGACGCTCGGCGGCAGCTCGGGGTCCAATCTGGACGCCGATTTTCCCTCGGGGACCCCGTTTAGCGATCTCACCTTCTCCTGATTCGTTCAGGAAAAGAGGGACCTCTCGGGATTCCGAAACAGTGGGGGGCGGTGGGTCGCCCGCCCTCCATTTCCTGATCGGGGTCGCAACCATCGGGAGAATTTTGACGTGAAATGGATAGCCAGCCCATCGGCTGTTTACAGCGATCTCGACGGGATGACCGCATTGCTCGATACGCATGGCAATATCTATTATTGCCTATCGGGCATCGGCCCCTTTGTCTGGGACAATCTGCGGGCCGGTGCGAGCGCGGATGACATTTGCGACGCGGTAACGGAAAATTATGATGTTTCCCTGTCAGTTGCACAAACCGATGTCACCGCGCTGCTGGACAAGCTGTCCTCTGCTGGTCTGATCGTGTCGACGGATGCCTAGAGAGCGACCGGGCAAGAACCGGCGCCTCGCGGCAGTTTGGCGTGACAAGTGGCTGCTGTTGTCGTCGTTCATAATATTGTGGTTTGTGAGGCTCTCCCTCTCGCTGATAGGCTATAACCGAATGATCCGTTGCGTATCGTTCCAGCCGCACCAACCGGTCCCGAGCGATGCTCTGGCGCTCCGCATTGCGACCTCCATTCGGTACGCGTCGGCTCTTGTGCAGAACCCGACCTGCCTGGTGCAGGCACTCGCCGCGAAGATACTCCTCGGGCTGCGGGGATATGCCTCGCAAATCAAAGTGGGTGTCCGCCGCAACGGCGATACATTCGGCGCCCATGCCTGGCTGATCAGCGACGGCAAGATCGTTCTGGGAGGCGACAGCGAGAATGTCGCCAGCTTTCAGCCTCTCATGAAGATCGAATAGAGATGAGCGGCATCTGCGGCATCGTTCCTGCAACAGGCGATCATTCTCATGGCGTGGCCATGCTGGAGAGCGCGCTCGACGCGATGGCGCATCGCTGCCGCGACGGAATGTCCTGCTTTCATGACGAGCATGTTCTGGTGGGCCATGGGCTGCTCGACACCGGGTGCAACGGGTTCGCACTCGACGACGACGGCTATGTTGTCGCATTCGATGGCCGGCTCGACAACGGCGACCAGTTGCGGGCAAGCCTTCGCGACGCGGGAGGCCTTCACGCGCCGCCCTTTGATCACCTGTCGGATACGCGACTGTTACTCGCAGCCTATCGCACGCTCGGTGATGCGCTGGCGGAACATTTGCTCGGCGATTTTTCGATCGCGATCTGGGATCCAGTCAAGCAGCAACTGTATCTGGCGCGGGATCAGATCGGGGTCAAACCGCTCTTTTACCGGATCGTTGACGACGCATTGCTGTTCGCTTCCGAGATAAAGGGGCTGTTGGCGATGCGCCCCGACCTTCCGACGGAGCGGCGCGAGGCCGCAATGGCGGCCTTTGTCCAGGGCGAATTTCCGGACGCCGATCGCGACCGGACCTTTTTCGCAGATATCTATCGGTTGCTGCCCGGTCATTATGCGATCGCTACGCGCGGGACCTTCACGACGCATTGCTACTGGCGCCTCGATGCCGATGCGCCGGTTCCGCGAGACGATGTCGGAGGTGAATTTCGCAAGCTGTTCCTCGAAGCGATCCGCCGTCGGCTTCGCGGGAACTCGGCGGTCGGATCGCTCCTCAGCGGGGGGCTCGATTCCTCGTCGATCGTCAGCGCCATGGCTTCGAGC contains these protein-coding regions:
- a CDS encoding PqqD family protein; translated protein: MKWIASPSAVYSDLDGMTALLDTHGNIYYCLSGIGPFVWDNLRAGASADDICDAVTENYDVSLSVAQTDVTALLDKLSSAGLIVSTDA
- a CDS encoding lasso RiPP family leader peptide-containing protein → MHTLPKSAYAKPELVEVGSFEDVTLGGSSGSNLDADFPSGTPFSDLTFS
- a CDS encoding nucleotidyltransferase domain-containing protein, with translation MDNRPFLALATVVNPRRRLTTDGLADQLGPDFCGWPTLIEYAERHRVMPFFANRLRALGWMAGTAARVDADVQARLEKTVRESAFAELASLAELKRISQRFADHGVTPILLKGLALSQLCFGKIGWRTNHDIDLLIKPAELEACDRLLGDMDYVRVEPHPALDPVQTERWRRAHKDWVYIHRSRRTIVEVHYRLFDNEPLCAKVDLDQVEPLDLFGQHLALSLTGDALRSYLALHGLLHGWSRLKWLIDYELIGPASTLRSERPVAIRVADRLGDTLFSSPPAAPNGGGYGRTALLVRSSLNAMAGGGAQELERTRFGTTIKNISHYLISVRPAYWLAELRYDLADRSRDGDAGAAGSGFFNRVGGWIRRKAGFDSGLRN
- a CDS encoding lasso peptide biosynthesis B2 protein, which encodes MPRERPGKNRRLAAVWRDKWLLLSSFIILWFVRLSLSLIGYNRMIRCVSFQPHQPVPSDALALRIATSIRYASALVQNPTCLVQALAAKILLGLRGYASQIKVGVRRNGDTFGAHAWLISDGKIVLGGDSENVASFQPLMKIE
- a CDS encoding endonuclease/exonuclease/phosphatase family protein; amino-acid sequence: MLDSINIAAPVWTALALTYLLLALWGDWHAGRRGRAAMSALLAAGYLGFALLIFRPLWDGVDPVAAGGESFRLVSFNINKENPEQREVARWIEAQSPDFIILLEARDRTGSVSRMLKARYPYQYDCRGDGYCSTLILSRTPALDVTHHARGDAENRKAISALTARFDREGREIAITAAHMPRPWPMGRQASRLRELAAVATEPSGSQIVVGDFNNVPWTFAMNRLAVDLDIRLMSRALATWPTGGPGAVLPIDNIYGRGCLGLVDLSRGPEIWSDHHPLVMTARIGGCDG